A portion of the Pseudomonas koreensis genome contains these proteins:
- the aspS gene encoding aspartate--tRNA ligase: MMRSHYCGQLNESLEGQEITLCGWVHRRRDHGGVIFLDIRDRDGLAQVVFDPDRAESFAAADRVRSEYVVKITGKVRLRPAGATNANMASGMIEVLGYELEVLNESETPPFPLNEFSDVGEETRLRYRFLDLRRPEMAEKLRLRSRMTTSIRRFLDENGFLDVETPILTRATPEGARDYLVPSRTHAGSFFALPQSPQLFKQLLMVAGFDRYYQIAKCFRDEDLRADRQPEFTQIDIETSFLDEKEIMGLTEQMIRNLFKEVLNLEFGEFPHMTFEEAMRRYGSDKPDLRIPLELVDVADQLKEVEFKVFSGPANDPKCRIAALRVPGGASMPRKQIDDYTKFVGIYGAKGLAYIKVNERAAGVEGLQSPIVKNIPEDKLNVILDRVGAVDGDIVFFGADKAKIVSEALGALRIKLGHDLKLLTCEWAPMWVVDFPMFEENDDGSFSALHHPFTAPKCTPQELEANPAAALSRAYDMVLNGTELGGGSIRIHRKEMQQAVFRLLGINEAEQEEKFGFLLDALKYGAPPHGGLAFGLDRLVMLMTGAQSIREVIAFPKTQSAADVMTQAPGVVDAKALRELHIRLRETPKAE, translated from the coding sequence ATGATGCGCAGCCACTATTGCGGCCAACTGAACGAAAGCCTGGAAGGTCAGGAAATTACCCTTTGCGGATGGGTTCACCGTCGCCGCGACCACGGCGGGGTGATTTTCCTCGATATCCGTGATCGTGACGGTCTGGCCCAGGTGGTGTTCGATCCGGATCGCGCCGAGAGCTTCGCCGCCGCCGATCGCGTGCGCAGCGAATACGTCGTGAAGATCACCGGCAAGGTGCGCTTGCGTCCGGCCGGTGCGACCAACGCCAACATGGCTTCGGGCATGATCGAAGTGCTGGGTTATGAGCTTGAGGTGCTGAACGAGTCGGAAACCCCGCCGTTCCCGCTCAACGAGTTCTCCGATGTCGGCGAAGAAACCCGTCTGCGCTACCGCTTCCTCGACCTGCGTCGCCCGGAAATGGCCGAGAAGCTGCGTCTGCGTTCGCGCATGACCACCAGCATCCGCCGCTTCCTCGACGAGAACGGCTTCCTCGACGTCGAAACGCCAATCCTGACCCGTGCCACCCCAGAAGGTGCGCGTGACTATTTGGTGCCGAGTCGTACCCATGCCGGTTCGTTCTTCGCCCTGCCGCAATCGCCGCAGCTGTTCAAGCAACTGCTGATGGTCGCCGGCTTCGACCGTTACTACCAGATCGCCAAGTGCTTCCGTGACGAAGACCTGCGTGCCGACCGTCAGCCGGAATTCACCCAGATCGACATCGAGACCAGCTTCCTCGATGAAAAAGAGATCATGGGCCTGACCGAGCAGATGATCCGCAACCTGTTCAAGGAAGTGCTGAATCTGGAATTCGGCGAATTCCCGCACATGACCTTCGAAGAAGCCATGCGCCGCTACGGTTCGGACAAGCCGGACCTGCGTATTCCGCTGGAACTGGTCGACGTTGCCGACCAGCTCAAGGAAGTTGAATTCAAGGTGTTCAGCGGCCCGGCCAACGATCCCAAGTGCCGTATCGCCGCACTGCGCGTTCCAGGCGGGGCGAGCATGCCGCGCAAGCAGATCGACGATTACACCAAGTTCGTCGGCATCTACGGTGCCAAGGGCCTGGCGTACATCAAGGTCAACGAGCGTGCTGCCGGTGTTGAAGGTCTGCAATCGCCGATCGTGAAGAACATTCCTGAAGACAAGCTCAACGTGATCCTCGATCGCGTCGGCGCAGTCGACGGCGACATCGTGTTCTTCGGTGCCGACAAGGCCAAGATCGTCAGCGAAGCCCTGGGCGCGCTGCGTATCAAGCTCGGTCACGACCTCAAGCTGCTGACCTGCGAGTGGGCGCCAATGTGGGTCGTCGACTTCCCGATGTTCGAAGAGAACGACGACGGCAGCTTCTCCGCGCTGCACCACCCGTTCACCGCACCGAAGTGCACCCCGCAGGAACTCGAAGCCAACCCGGCCGCCGCACTGTCCCGTGCGTACGACATGGTGTTGAACGGCACCGAGCTGGGCGGCGGTTCGATCCGTATCCACCGCAAGGAAATGCAGCAAGCGGTATTCCGCCTGCTGGGCATCAATGAAGCGGAGCAGGAAGAGAAGTTCGGCTTCCTGCTTGACGCGCTGAAGTACGGTGCACCGCCGCACGGTGGTCTGGCCTTCGGTCTGGACCGTCTGGTGATGCTGATGACCGGCGCCCAGTCGATCCGTGAAGTGATCGCCTTCCCGAAAACCCAGAGTGCTGCCGACGTGATGACGCAGGCTCCTGGCGTGGTCGATGCCAAGGCATTGCGCGAGCTGCACATTCGCCTGCGCGAAACGCCAAAGGCTGAGTAA
- a CDS encoding SlyX family protein — MSLEERVTDLESRLAFQDDTIQALNDVLVAQQRVIERLQLQMEALIKRHEEMVGQFGAFEEDAPPPHY; from the coding sequence ATGAGCCTTGAAGAACGCGTTACCGACCTGGAAAGCCGTCTGGCCTTTCAGGATGACACCATACAGGCCTTGAACGATGTGCTGGTGGCCCAGCAGAGAGTCATCGAGCGCCTGCAATTGCAGATGGAAGCGCTGATCAAGCGTCACGAAGAAATGGTCGGGCAGTTCGGTGCTTTTGAAGAAGATGCACCGCCGCCGCATTATTGA
- a CDS encoding OprD family porin, translating to MRVMKWSMIALAVAAAASSQLATAAPFVSDQAEAKGFVEDAKLTETLKNYYFNRDNKNGGRDQKDWTQGFLGNFTSGYTQGTVGVGIDAYGYLALKLDGGDGTSGTGNMSRSDTVKANGYARDVNDSQGKAGASIKFRVSKTELKFGDMQPSTSPVFAVGGSRILPQTATGFQLQSSEVKDLDLEAGHFYSGSSQDKNARDGGLYATYAGVEANNIDYFGGKYSITDNLSASLYGAKLEDIWNQYYANVNLTTPFGGDTSLNTDFNIYRTTDTGSAEAGDISNTAFSLATALSFLKAHTFTLGFQKVNGDTPFDYIGVGKNNRGGDSIFLANSIQYSDFNAPGEKSIQARYDLKMAEYGVPGLSFMVRYVKGWDIDGTNTPAGSAYAGLYGEDGKHHETNFEAKYVVQSGPAKDLSFRIRQAWHVANADEGEGDVKEFRLITEYPLNIL from the coding sequence ATGCGCGTGATGAAGTGGAGCATGATCGCACTGGCAGTTGCAGCAGCAGCCAGTTCGCAGTTGGCTACGGCCGCCCCGTTTGTTAGTGACCAGGCAGAAGCCAAAGGTTTCGTTGAAGACGCGAAACTCACCGAGACGTTGAAGAACTACTACTTCAACCGCGACAACAAGAACGGTGGCCGCGACCAGAAAGACTGGACCCAGGGCTTCCTCGGCAACTTCACCTCCGGTTATACCCAAGGCACCGTGGGTGTAGGTATTGATGCATACGGCTATCTGGCGCTGAAACTGGATGGCGGTGACGGTACTTCCGGTACTGGCAACATGAGCCGTAGCGATACCGTCAAGGCCAACGGCTATGCTCGCGACGTCAACGACAGTCAGGGCAAGGCAGGCGCTTCCATCAAGTTCCGTGTCTCCAAGACCGAACTGAAATTCGGCGACATGCAGCCAAGCACCTCTCCAGTGTTCGCAGTCGGCGGTTCCCGTATCCTTCCGCAAACTGCCACTGGCTTCCAGTTGCAGAGCAGCGAAGTGAAAGATCTTGATCTCGAAGCCGGCCACTTCTACTCCGGCTCCAGCCAGGACAAGAACGCCCGCGATGGCGGCCTCTACGCTACCTACGCTGGTGTTGAAGCGAACAACATCGACTACTTCGGCGGCAAGTACTCGATCACTGACAACCTCAGTGCATCGCTGTACGGCGCCAAGCTGGAAGACATCTGGAACCAGTACTACGCCAACGTGAACCTCACCACCCCGTTCGGTGGTGATACTTCGCTGAACACCGACTTCAACATTTACCGCACCACTGACACCGGCAGCGCTGAAGCGGGCGACATCAGCAACACCGCATTCTCGCTGGCAACCGCGCTGTCGTTCCTGAAGGCACACACCTTCACCCTGGGCTTCCAGAAGGTCAACGGCGATACCCCGTTCGACTACATCGGTGTGGGCAAGAACAACCGTGGCGGCGACTCGATCTTCCTCGCCAACTCGATCCAGTACTCCGACTTCAACGCTCCTGGCGAGAAATCCATCCAGGCTCGTTATGACCTGAAAATGGCCGAGTACGGTGTTCCGGGCCTTAGCTTCATGGTTCGTTACGTCAAAGGTTGGGACATTGACGGTACCAACACTCCGGCAGGCAGCGCATACGCCGGTCTGTATGGTGAAGATGGCAAACACCACGAAACCAACTTTGAAGCCAAGTACGTTGTTCAGAGCGGCCCGGCCAAAGATCTTTCCTTCCGCATTCGTCAAGCCTGGCACGTTGCCAACGCTGACGAAGGTGAAGGCGATGTCAAAGAGTTCCGCCTGATCACCGAGTACCCGCTGAACATCTTGTAA
- the ruvC gene encoding crossover junction endodeoxyribonuclease RuvC, which yields MTLILGIDPGSRITGYGIVRDTGRGGCIYVASGCIRTGSGELHERLQIVYRGVREIIKTYGPVTMGIEKVFMAKNADSALKLGQARGAAIVAGAEECLEIAEYTATQVKQAVVGTGAANKEQVQMMVMHMLKLTSKPQIDASDALAIAICHAHTRSSLLPHGLGTARSRGGRLRL from the coding sequence ATGACTCTAATTCTTGGTATCGACCCCGGTTCGCGCATCACCGGTTACGGGATCGTTCGCGATACCGGGCGGGGCGGCTGCATCTATGTGGCCTCGGGCTGCATTCGCACCGGATCCGGCGAGCTGCATGAGCGTCTGCAAATCGTCTATCGCGGCGTGCGCGAGATCATCAAGACCTACGGCCCGGTGACCATGGGCATCGAAAAGGTGTTCATGGCGAAAAATGCCGACTCGGCGCTGAAGCTCGGTCAGGCGCGCGGCGCGGCGATTGTCGCCGGCGCCGAAGAGTGTCTGGAAATCGCCGAATACACCGCGACTCAGGTCAAGCAGGCTGTGGTCGGCACGGGTGCGGCCAATAAAGAGCAGGTGCAGATGATGGTCATGCACATGCTCAAATTGACCAGCAAGCCGCAAATCGACGCCTCCGACGCCCTGGCGATCGCCATCTGCCATGCGCATACACGCTCAAGCCTGCTCCCCCATGGTCTGGGAACCGCACGCAGTCGTGGCGGGCGCCTGCGTCTCTGA
- a CDS encoding mechanosensitive ion channel family protein has protein sequence MDLNAEVDHLVKASQAWIPMIMEYGSRVLLAVITLAIGWWLINKVTQKLGGLLALRNADLALQGFISSLANIILKVLLIVSVASMIGVETTSFVAAIGAAGLAIGLALQGSLANFAGGVLILLFRPFRIGDWIEAQGVAGTVDSIQIFHTVLRTGDNKTIIVPNGNLSNGIITNTNRQPTRKVVFDVGVDYEADLQKARQVLLDLAKDARVMQDPEPQAVISTLGDSSITVSLRVWVKTADYWDVMFMFNEQARDRLKAAGIDIPFPQRVIRVVQESATQ, from the coding sequence ATGGATTTGAATGCTGAAGTGGACCACCTGGTCAAGGCGTCCCAGGCGTGGATCCCGATGATCATGGAATACGGCAGCCGCGTACTGCTGGCAGTGATTACCCTGGCCATCGGCTGGTGGCTGATCAACAAGGTCACGCAAAAACTCGGCGGTCTGCTGGCCCTGCGCAATGCCGACCTGGCGCTGCAAGGCTTTATCAGCAGCCTGGCCAACATCATTCTCAAGGTGCTGCTGATTGTCAGCGTCGCGTCGATGATCGGCGTCGAAACCACCTCGTTCGTCGCGGCCATCGGTGCTGCCGGTCTGGCGATCGGTCTGGCCCTGCAAGGCAGCCTGGCGAACTTCGCTGGCGGCGTGCTGATTCTGCTGTTCCGCCCGTTCCGCATCGGTGACTGGATCGAAGCCCAAGGCGTAGCGGGTACCGTCGACAGCATCCAGATTTTCCACACCGTGCTGCGCACCGGCGACAACAAGACGATCATCGTGCCCAACGGTAATCTGTCGAACGGCATCATCACCAACACCAACCGTCAGCCAACCCGCAAAGTCGTGTTCGATGTGGGCGTGGATTACGAGGCAGATCTGCAGAAGGCCCGTCAGGTGTTGCTGGATCTGGCCAAGGATGCCCGCGTCATGCAGGACCCGGAGCCACAAGCCGTGATCTCGACACTGGGCGACAGTTCGATCACGGTTTCCCTGCGTGTCTGGGTTAAAACTGCAGATTATTGGGATGTGATGTTCATGTTTAATGAACAGGCGCGAGACCGTTTGAAGGCTGCCGGTATTGATATTCCATTTCCGCAGCGAGTTATACGCGTTGTTCAGGAATCGGCGACACAATGA
- a CDS encoding HIT family protein — protein sequence MFALDSRLQQDTLVIGDFPLCRLLLSNDSNYPWFILVPRREDISELFQLDVADQQQLWRETTTLAELLKDSFDADKLNVATLGNVVSQLHMHVIVRKRDDAAWPAPVWGKHPAKPYSAEQVATIRERLRLVLTEEFTFVEG from the coding sequence GTGTTTGCTTTGGATTCACGACTTCAACAGGACACGCTGGTGATCGGCGACTTCCCGCTTTGCCGGCTGTTGCTGTCCAACGACAGTAATTACCCGTGGTTCATCCTGGTGCCTCGCCGCGAAGATATCAGCGAGTTGTTTCAGTTGGATGTCGCCGACCAGCAGCAGCTCTGGCGGGAAACCACCACGCTTGCGGAGTTGCTCAAGGACTCGTTCGACGCCGATAAGCTGAACGTGGCAACCCTGGGTAACGTAGTCAGTCAATTACACATGCATGTCATCGTGCGCAAACGCGACGATGCCGCCTGGCCAGCCCCGGTCTGGGGCAAGCATCCGGCCAAGCCGTACAGTGCGGAACAGGTGGCGACGATCCGCGAGCGCCTGCGCCTGGTGCTGACTGAAGAATTCACTTTTGTGGAGGGCTGA
- a CDS encoding YajQ family cyclic di-GMP-binding protein → MPSFDVVSELDKHELTNAVENAVKELDRRYDLKGKGSFEFKEKDLTVSLTAEAGFQLEAMIEILKLALTKRKIDVQCLEVKDAYASGKLMKQDAILKEGIDKELAKKIVGHIKDAKLKVQAAIQGEQVRVTGKKRDDLQEAIAALRAKEFGMPLQFNNFRD, encoded by the coding sequence ATGCCGTCGTTCGACGTGGTATCCGAACTGGACAAACACGAACTCACCAACGCGGTCGAGAACGCCGTGAAGGAACTCGATCGTCGTTATGACCTGAAAGGCAAGGGCAGCTTCGAGTTCAAGGAAAAGGACCTCACCGTCAGCCTGACTGCCGAGGCCGGATTCCAGCTCGAAGCGATGATCGAAATCCTCAAGCTAGCGCTGACCAAGCGCAAGATCGACGTGCAGTGCCTTGAGGTCAAGGACGCTTACGCCTCTGGCAAGCTGATGAAGCAGGACGCCATCCTCAAGGAAGGCATCGACAAGGAACTGGCGAAGAAGATCGTCGGCCACATCAAGGACGCCAAGCTCAAGGTCCAGGCCGCCATTCAGGGCGAGCAGGTGCGTGTCACCGGCAAGAAGCGCGACGACCTGCAGGAAGCCATCGCGGCCCTGCGTGCCAAGGAATTCGGCATGCCGCTGCAGTTCAACAACTTCCGCGACTAA
- a CDS encoding FmdB family zinc ribbon protein — protein sequence MPMYDYQCASCGHQLEAIQKISDAPLIDCPACQAPELKKQLSMPGFRLSGNGWYETDFKTGAKKNLAGGDKAD from the coding sequence ATGCCAATGTACGATTACCAATGTGCTTCCTGTGGTCATCAGTTGGAAGCCATTCAGAAGATCAGCGACGCGCCGTTGATCGACTGCCCTGCCTGCCAGGCGCCCGAACTGAAGAAACAGCTGTCCATGCCGGGTTTTCGCCTCAGCGGCAACGGTTGGTACGAGACCGATTTCAAGACCGGAGCCAAGAAGAATCTGGCCGGTGGCGACAAAGCTGACTAG
- a CDS encoding YebC/PmpR family DNA-binding transcriptional regulator: MAGHSKWANIKHRKERQDAKRGKIFTKWIRELTVAARQGGGDPGSNPRLRLALDKALSANMSRDIIDRAVARGAGATEADNVEELTYEGYGPGGVAVMVECMTDNRNRTAAAVRHAFSKCGGNLGTDGSVAYLFERKGQISFAPGVDEDALTEAALEADADDVVTHEDGSIDVFTSFTGFYAVRNALEAAGFKGDDAEIVMQPTTSAELDLEGAEKVLKLIDMLEDLDDVQNVYSNADIPEDVAAQLG; this comes from the coding sequence ATGGCAGGTCATTCCAAGTGGGCAAACATCAAGCACCGCAAAGAACGTCAGGATGCCAAGAGGGGCAAGATCTTCACCAAGTGGATCCGTGAACTGACCGTTGCCGCCCGTCAGGGTGGCGGTGATCCGGGTTCCAACCCGCGTTTGCGTCTGGCCCTGGACAAGGCGTTGAGCGCCAACATGAGCCGCGACATCATCGACCGCGCCGTCGCGCGCGGTGCCGGTGCCACCGAAGCGGACAATGTTGAAGAACTGACCTACGAAGGCTACGGCCCGGGCGGCGTGGCGGTGATGGTCGAGTGCATGACCGACAATCGCAACCGCACCGCCGCAGCGGTGCGTCACGCGTTCAGCAAGTGTGGCGGCAACCTCGGCACCGATGGCTCGGTGGCGTATCTGTTCGAGCGCAAGGGCCAGATCAGCTTCGCCCCAGGCGTCGATGAAGACGCACTGACCGAAGCAGCGCTGGAGGCCGACGCCGATGACGTGGTCACTCACGAAGACGGTTCGATCGACGTGTTCACCTCGTTCACCGGTTTCTATGCGGTGCGCAACGCGCTGGAAGCGGCCGGGTTCAAGGGCGACGACGCGGAAATCGTCATGCAGCCCACCACCAGCGCCGAGCTGGATCTGGAAGGCGCCGAAAAGGTGCTCAAGCTGATCGACATGCTCGAGGATCTGGATGACGTGCAGAACGTCTATTCCAACGCGGATATCCCGGAAGACGTGGCTGCTCAGCTAGGCTGA
- a CDS encoding Dps family protein, whose amino-acid sequence MAIDIGISEEDRKSIVEGLSRLLSDTYVLYLKTHNFHWNVTGPMFRTLHLMFEEQYNELALAVDSIAERIRALGFPAPGAYATYARLSSIKEEVGVPSAEDMIKQLVDGQEAVTRTARGIFPLLDKVSDEPTADLLTQRMQVHEKTAWMLRALLEQ is encoded by the coding sequence ATGGCAATTGATATCGGTATCAGTGAAGAAGACCGCAAATCCATCGTCGAAGGCCTGTCGCGACTGCTGTCGGACACCTACGTGCTGTATCTGAAAACCCACAACTTTCACTGGAACGTCACCGGCCCGATGTTCCGCACGCTGCATCTGATGTTCGAAGAGCAATACAACGAACTGGCGCTGGCCGTCGATTCGATCGCCGAGCGTATTCGTGCGTTGGGCTTCCCGGCGCCAGGTGCCTACGCCACCTATGCACGTCTTTCTTCTATTAAAGAGGAGGTCGGGGTGCCGAGTGCCGAAGATATGATCAAGCAATTGGTCGACGGCCAGGAAGCGGTGACCCGCACCGCGCGCGGTATCTTTCCGCTGCTGGACAAGGTCAGCGACGAACCGACCGCCGATCTGCTGACCCAGCGCATGCAAGTGCATGAGAAAACCGCGTGGATGCTGCGCGCGCTGCTCGAGCAATGA
- a CDS encoding ribbon-helix-helix domain-containing protein: MVEGDGRNDRMSASRHAIKVDPFVSGFDMNLIRPLSRSIRLNGFATCLRLEQVYWNILGGMAEDNHCSISTLLSHVDREVHLRHGGVKNFSALVRVVCVMNGIKNPAPAVSR; this comes from the coding sequence ATGGTAGAAGGAGACGGGCGAAACGACAGGATGTCGGCTTCGCGGCACGCTATAAAGGTCGATCCGTTCGTCAGCGGATTTGACATGAATCTGATCCGGCCCTTGTCCCGATCAATACGCCTCAACGGTTTTGCGACCTGCCTGCGACTCGAGCAGGTCTACTGGAACATTCTCGGCGGCATGGCCGAGGACAATCATTGTTCGATCAGCACACTGTTATCCCACGTCGATCGTGAAGTGCATCTGCGTCACGGCGGGGTGAAGAATTTCAGTGCGCTGGTACGGGTAGTTTGCGTCATGAACGGGATCAAAAACCCCGCACCCGCCGTTTCGCGCTGA
- a CDS encoding cold-shock protein — protein MLKIVHLLMGAAALLLSFIPSLKAEAVPYLQQPDALYLAFFGLLNLVIAPVIPYWNKGPRQHLQNLVSALLVLTVVLQTLTLIAPMPVIAGQPAVLFSLAIAVVAVLLHLAVSFYKSSPAAAPTTYDMSNRDTGTVKWFNTSKGFGFISRDSGDDIFVHFRAIRGEGHRVLVEGQRVEFSVMNRDKGLQAEDVIAALPRR, from the coding sequence ATGTTGAAAATCGTCCACCTGCTAATGGGCGCAGCAGCCTTGCTGCTGTCGTTCATACCCAGCCTGAAAGCCGAAGCCGTTCCTTACCTGCAACAGCCCGATGCACTTTACCTGGCCTTTTTCGGCCTGCTGAACCTAGTCATCGCTCCAGTGATTCCCTACTGGAACAAAGGCCCGCGCCAGCATCTGCAAAACCTGGTCAGCGCCCTGCTGGTGCTGACCGTCGTCCTGCAAACCCTGACGCTGATCGCACCGATGCCGGTCATCGCTGGCCAGCCGGCCGTGTTGTTCAGCCTGGCGATTGCGGTGGTTGCCGTGCTGCTGCACCTGGCCGTCAGCTTCTACAAATCGTCACCAGCCGCCGCGCCGACTACCTATGACATGAGCAATCGCGATACCGGCACCGTGAAGTGGTTCAACACTTCCAAGGGTTTCGGTTTCATCTCCCGGGATTCCGGTGATGATATTTTCGTGCATTTTCGCGCCATTCGTGGCGAAGGCCACCGTGTCCTGGTCGAAGGCCAGCGCGTGGAGTTCTCGGTGATGAACCGTGACAAAGGCCTGCAAGCCGAAGACGTGATCGCGGCTCTGCCGCGTCGCTGA
- a CDS encoding putative 2-dehydropantoate 2-reductase produces the protein MSTIWHVLGAGSLGTLWATRLARAGLPVRLILRDAARLRSYAVAGGLTLVENGQAHTYAVPGETPDSPEPIRRLLVACKAYDAEEAVARLASRLASDAELILLQNGLGSQDAVAARVPQARCISASSTEGAFRDGDWRVVFAGHGFNWLGDIGNPLAPVWLDDLQAANIPHEWSPDILTRLWRKLALNCAINPLTVLHDCRNGGLTAHHCEVATLCAELTELLERCGQPAAADNLQAEVERVIHATAANYSSMHQDVANQRRTEISYLLGHACKIAERHQLNLPHLHQLQQRLVAHLHKRGLPSD, from the coding sequence ATGTCGACCATCTGGCATGTACTGGGCGCCGGCAGTCTCGGCACACTCTGGGCGACACGGCTGGCCCGGGCCGGCTTGCCCGTGCGGCTGATCCTCCGTGACGCGGCGCGCTTGCGAAGCTATGCGGTGGCAGGTGGATTAACCCTGGTAGAAAACGGACAAGCTCATACCTACGCAGTTCCCGGCGAAACCCCGGACAGCCCCGAGCCGATTCGACGTCTGCTGGTCGCGTGCAAAGCCTATGACGCCGAAGAGGCCGTCGCCCGCCTCGCTTCACGCCTCGCTTCGGATGCCGAACTGATCCTCCTGCAAAACGGTCTGGGCAGTCAGGACGCCGTGGCCGCGCGGGTGCCGCAAGCGCGCTGCATCAGCGCATCCAGCACCGAGGGCGCATTTCGCGACGGCGATTGGCGGGTGGTGTTCGCCGGCCACGGTTTCAACTGGCTGGGCGATATCGGCAATCCGCTGGCGCCGGTCTGGCTCGACGATCTGCAAGCGGCAAACATTCCCCATGAATGGAGTCCCGACATCCTCACTCGCCTGTGGCGCAAACTGGCGCTGAACTGCGCGATCAACCCGCTGACCGTGCTCCACGACTGCCGTAACGGCGGGCTGACAGCGCATCACTGCGAAGTCGCCACGCTCTGCGCCGAACTGACTGAACTGCTCGAACGCTGTGGTCAGCCGGCAGCGGCGGACAATCTGCAAGCGGAGGTCGAGCGGGTGATCCACGCCACCGCCGCCAATTACTCTTCGATGCATCAGGACGTCGCCAATCAGCGCCGCACCGAAATCAGCTATCTGTTGGGCCACGCCTGCAAAATCGCTGAGCGCCATCAGTTGAACCTGCCGCACCTGCACCAGTTGCAGCAACGTCTGGTCGCGCATCTGCACAAGCGTGGATTGCCCAGCGACTGA